A genomic stretch from Primulina huaijiensis isolate GDHJ02 chromosome 14, ASM1229523v2, whole genome shotgun sequence includes:
- the LOC140956800 gene encoding cytochrome P450 93B2-like: MDLTQIGGVVIFFVSTLLILSIYKLRRSHLPSPPGPFALPVIGHLHLLGPRIHQTFHDLSRRYGPLFQIRLGSVRCVVVSTPELAKEFLKTHELVFSSRKHTTAIDIVTYESSFAFSPYGPYWKYIKKLCTYELLGARNLSNFEPVRKFEVKDFLRVLSNKAKAGEIINVTEELVKLTSNVISHMMLGLRCSETEGEAEAARNVIRDVTQIFGEFDVSDIIWFCKNFDLQGIRRRSENIQKRYDTLLEKIITDREKKRGGGGSGGDAKDFLDMLLDVMESKNSEVKFTREHLKALILDFFTAGTDTTAIAVEWSXLAILRNPKVLKKAQEEIDNVVGSQRLLQESDASNLPYIMAIIKETFRLHPPIPMIARKSVSDCAINGYMFRAQTLLFVNIWSIGRNPKYWESPMEFRPERFMDPGFGSIDVKGQNFELMPFGTGRRGCPGMLLAMQELVSILGAMVQCFHLELPDGSQNVDMTERPGLTAPRAYDLVCRVVPRVNVAVVSGN, from the exons ATGGATTTGACCCAAATCGGTGGTGTAGTAATCTTCTTCGTATCCACACTGTTAATCCTCAGTATTTACAAACTAAGAAGAAGCCATCTCCCCTCTCCTCCGGGGCCATTCGCCCTCCCAGTTATCGGCCATTTACATCTCCTCGGCCCGAGAATCCACCAAACTTTCCATGATCTTTCGCGGCGCTACGGCCCCTTGTTCCAGATCCGCCTCGGATCCGTACGCTGTGTGGTGGTCTCAACACCTGAACTCGCTAAAGAATTCCTCAAAACCCACGAGCTTGTCTTCTCTTCGCGCAAGCACACAACAGCCATCGACATAGTCACCTACGAGTCTTCGTTTGCTTTCTCCCCTTACGGACCTTACTGGAAGTATATCAAGAAACTCTGCACCTATGAACTGCTCGGTGCGAGGAATCTCTCCAACTTTGAACCCGTAAGGAAGTTTGAAGTAAAAGATTTCTTGAGAGTTTTGTCTAACAAGGCAAAAGCTGGAGAAATTATTAATGTCACAGAAGAGCTGGTGAAGCTCACGAGCAATGTGATATCTCACATGATGCTGGGTCTCCGGTGTTCGGAGACGGAGGGGGAGGCTGAGGCGGCGAGGAATGTGATTCGAGATGTGACGCAGATTTTCGGGGAGTTCGATGTATCGGATATCATATGGTTTTGCAAGAACTTTGATTTACAAGGGATAAGGAGGAGATCGGAGAACATACAGAAGAGGTATGACACTTTGCTGGAGAAAATAATCACGGACAGAGAGAAAAAGCGCGGCGGCGGCGGTAGCGGCGGAGATGCGAAGGATTTTCTTGACATGTTGCTTGACGTCATGGAGAGTAAAAATTCGGAAGTGAAATTCACCAGAGAACACCTTAAAGCTTTGATTCTG GATTTCTTCACTGCTGGCACGGACACAACTGCCATTGCAGTGGAATGGTCGNAACTCGCTA TCCTCCGCAACCCAAAGGTACTCAAAAAGGCTCAGGAAGAGATTGACAACGTCGTAGGTTCGCAAAGGCTTTTGCAAGAATCCGACGCCTCAAATCTTCCCTACATCATGGCAATAATCAAAGAAACATTCCGTCTGCACCCCCCGATTCCTATGATCGCAAGAAAATCTGTTTCCGACTGCGCGATCAACGGGTACATGTTCCGTGCTCAAACTCTCTTATTTGTTAACATTTGGTCCATTGGCCGGAATCCCAAGTACTGGGAGAGCCCGATGGAGTTCCGTCCAGAGAGATTTATGGACCCAGGCTTTGGTTCAATTGATGTTAAAGGGCAGAATTTCGAGTTGATGCCGTTTGGGACAGGTAGAAGGGGCTGTCCGGGGATGCTGCTAGCAATGCAGGAGTTGGTTTCAATATTGGGGGCTATGGTGCAGTGCTTCCATTTGGAGCTTCCCGATGGTTCGCAGAATGTCGATATGACGGAAAGGCCGGGGTTAACGGCACCTCGGGCATATGACCTGGTCTGTCGTGTGGTGCCAAGGGTTAATGTCGCGGTGGTTTCGGGCAATTGA
- the LOC140957184 gene encoding LOW QUALITY PROTEIN: DNA repair protein RAD51 homolog 4 (The sequence of the model RefSeq protein was modified relative to this genomic sequence to represent the inferred CDS: deleted 1 base in 1 codon) has protein sequence LREAHVTELVGPSSSGKTQLCLQAASNFAKKYSGMVVYFESGNSVSPKRMAQLLSPSSNPANPEIQNVNQILEQLMSSIVHYSVFDIYTLLDLLHRLLHGLKSQMCCQVRMLIIDSLPSFISPVLGGGGAHGACAALSLGFNMLSEFNAYGGPNNTNDCCQVTNHMVAGEAGASKPALGESWKNISHVRLLLFRYMHVANPSCISLLGWCDGTIIIISSSRLI, from the exons ttacgTGAAGCACATGTGACAGAGCTTGTTGGACCATCATCCTCTGGTAAAACTCAA CTTTGCCTGCAAGCTGCGTCAAATTTTGCCAAAAAATATTCGGGCATGGTCGTGTACTTTGAGTCAGGCAACTCCGTCTCACCAAAAAGAATGGCACAGCTTCTCAGTCCGTCTTCCAATCCTGCTAATCCAGAGATtcaaaat GTTAACCAAATTCTTGAACAACTAATGAGCAGCATAGTGCATTACTCTGTATTTGACATCTATACTCTACTGGATCTGCTTCATCGGTTGTTGCATGGTTTGAAATCTCAG ATGTGTTGCCAAGTCAGGATGCTTATAATTGATTCACTTCCATCATTTATATCCCCAGTTCTTGGAGGTGGTGGTGCACATG GCGCATGTGCCGCCTTGAGCCTGGGTTTCAATATGCTCTCCGAATTTAACGCCTATGGTGGTCCGAATAACACAAATGACTGCTGCCAGGTGACCAACCATATGGTGGCTGGGGAGGCTGGTGCTTCTAAACCAGCATTGGGAGAGAGTTGGAAGAACATCTCGCACGTT AGGCTTTTGCTATTCAGATACATGCATGTTGCTAATCCTTCCTGCATTTCACTACTCGGATGGTGTGACGGTACTATCATCATCATAAGCTCTAGTAGATTGATTTGA
- the LOC140957607 gene encoding uncharacterized protein — protein MVMGDMADLWGYDEYHEAEQLGQKLLVTSLELEKLKAEAKEEVRKNNELSYLLRFALRERDEAKIQLQNLLNTTEKNLPSIPRFHVDSPVPKPAAKANSSVTESNSLSETYNYHSHGSSPVDCLFDSVPSPEFTNINFVVTNNPLVQEPSGTIPNSRVTSEVMPRFDEGSFVIDNLVRGRPLPQRGRFLQAVLDAGPLVHTLFMAGPLPRWRNPPQLQAAQIPPVSIKGSDTDIFAQKPPANSGLLPQRLLNLQPFPQMSCGPSQVLSAPMLSFANVASGSCLSNSSATPSGLNVSACVPFGKRQRLC, from the exons ATGGTGATGGGAGATATGGCTGATTTATGGGGATACGATGAG TATCATGAAGCAGAGCAACTGGGGCAGAAGCTTCTTGTAACGTCCCTCGAACTCGAAAAGTTGAAGGCCGAAGCGAAGGAGGAAGTGAGGAAGAACAACGAGTTAAGCTACCTACTAAGGTTTGCCTTGAGAGAAAGGGATGAAGCCAAGATTCAACTCCAAAACCTGCTCAACACCACCGAAAAGAACCTACCCTCCATTCCTCGTTTCCACGTCGATAGCCCTGTCCCAAAACCTGCTGCAAAGGCCAATTCAAGCGTAACAGAATCCAATAGTCTCTCAGAAACATACAACTACCACTCACACGGGTCCTCCCCTGTGGACTGCCTTTTTGATTCTGTCCCGTCACCTGAATTCACAAACATCAACTTTGTTGTCACCAACAACCCTTTGGTCCAAGAACCAAGTGGTACTATTCCTAACAGCCGTGTCACGTCCGAGGTTATGCCAAGGTTCGACGAAGGCTCGTTTGTGATAGACAATCTTGTGAGGGGGAGACCATTGCCTCAACGAGGGAGGTTTCTGCAGGCTGTTCTTGATGCCGGGCCACTTGTTCACACGCTTTTCATGGCTGGGCCGCTGCCTAGGTGGCGGAATCCTCCACAGCTTCAGGCGGCTCAGATTCCTCCTGTATCGATCAAAGGAAGTGACACCGATATTTTCGCTCAGAAACCGCCAGCTAATTCAGGACTTTTGCCTCAAAGATTACTAAATCTTCAGCCTTTCCCACAGATGTCTTGTGGGCCGTCCCAAGTTTTGTCAGCACCTATGTTGAGTTTCGCTAATGTGGCGTCCGGATCATGTCTGAGTAATAGTTCAGCGACGCCTTCTGGGTTAAATGTTAGTGCCTGTGTCCCTTTTGGTAAGAGGCAGAGGCTATGCTAA